In one window of Ostrinia nubilalis chromosome 19, ilOstNubi1.1, whole genome shotgun sequence DNA:
- the LOC135081185 gene encoding small ribosomal subunit protein uS9, which yields MAAPQETRREPIQAVQVFGRKKTATAVAYCKRGHGVLRVNGRPLDLVEPRLLQYKLQEPILLLGKEKFSGVDIRVTVKGGGHVAQVYAIRQAISKALIAFYQKYVDEASKKEIKDILVQYDRSLLVADPRRCEPKKFGGPGARARYQKSYR from the exons ATGGCTGCCCCACAGGAG aCGAGACGAGAACCTATTCAGGCTGTCCAAGTATTCGGACGCAAG aaaaccGCCACCGCTGTAGCTTACTGCAAGCGCGGCCATGGCGTGCTCCGAGTGAACGGTCGTCCCCTCGACCTGGTGGAGCCCCGTCTGCTCCAGTACAAACTCCAGGAACCAATCCTTTTGCTGGGCAAG GAAAAGTTCTCCGGTGTTGATATCAGAGTGACCGTCAAGGGTGGTGGTCACGTCGCACAGGTCTACGCCATCAGGCAGGCTATCTCCAAAGCACTCATTGCTTTCTACCAGAAAT ATGTTGACGAGGCCTCAAAGAAGGAAATCAAGGACATCCTTGTCCAATACGACAGGAGTTTACTAGTAGCGGACCCGCGTCGCTGCGAGCCGAAGAAGTTCGGCGGCCCAGGCGCGCGCGCTCGCTACCAGAAGTCGTACCGTTAA